DNA from Algisphaera agarilytica:
CCACACAGGCGGTCGAAGAGGTGACGCGCGAGCTGGCGAGCATCGGCAGCGTGCCGCCGCGGCTGCGTGACGAGGTGGTGACCGAGTTCTACAACCTCGCGGTTTCGCAGAGCTGGGCGGTGGAAGGCGGGCTCGAAAACGCCCGGATGCTGCTGGCCAACAGCCTGTCCAAGGAAGACGCCGACGCGATCATGCAGCGGATCAGCCACCAGGTCCGCAAGACGCCGTTCGCGTTCCTGCAGAAGGCCGAGAGCTCGAACCTGCTGACGTTTATCCAGGACGAGCACCCGCAGACCATCGCCTTGATCGTCAGCCACCTGCAATACGCCAAGGCCTCGGAAATCCTGGGCGGCCTGCCCACGGCCAAGCAGATCGAGGTCGTGAAGCGCGTCGCCAACATGGAGCAGACCAACCCCGAGGTCATCAGCGAAGTCGAGAAGGGCCTCGAAGCCCGCTTGGCGAATATGCTCAACCAGTCGTTCGAAAAGCTCGGCGGCATCAACAGCGTGGCGGAGATGCTCAACCTCACCGACCGCACCACCGAGAAGTCGATCATGGAAGGCC
Protein-coding regions in this window:
- the fliG gene encoding flagellar motor switch protein FliG; the protein is MFKSIKPTDTIDDLSGVRKAAVLLLALDGEASGMVLKTMPTQAVEEVTRELASIGSVPPRLRDEVVTEFYNLAVSQSWAVEGGLENARMLLANSLSKEDADAIMQRISHQVRKTPFAFLQKAESSNLLTFIQDEHPQTIALIVSHLQYAKASEILGGLPTAKQIEVVKRVANMEQTNPEVISEVEKGLEARLANMLNQSFEKLGGINSVAEMLNLTDRTTEKSIMEGLEADDPDLVEEIRRLMFVFEDINLVDDKGIQAVLKEVENDELSLALKTASQDLQDKIFRNMSERAATLIAEDMEFMGPVRVSDVEAAQQRIVDIVRRLEDAGEIIISGRGGDKDLVV